DNA from Brevibacterium sp. 'Marine':
TGCCAGGGCCGTACCGGCGGTGATCGGGGCGACGAAGACCCCGTTGACGGCCCCGAAGTTCCTCGTCCCCCACCGATCGGAGACCGCCGTGGCCTGCAGCAGAGTCATGCAGCCGCGCACTCCGCCGCCGAGCATGGCGATGCCGATGAGCAGCCAGATCGGTCCGGGAATCAGGGCGAGCAGCCACAGGCCGACGGCTCCCGAGGCGAAGAGGACGACCGTGCGCGCCCGCGTCGACGTGTGCCGCTCGAGGCTCGGATAGCCGAATCGTCCCGCGACCTGACCAAAGCCGACGAGCCCGAGCGCGATGGCGGCCAGGCTGTAGTCGGCACCGCGTTCGATGATGAGCGGGATGATGTTGATCGTCACCGCGAAGAGGGTGAACGTGGCGATCGCGACGGCGATCTGCAGGGTGATGAAGCGCGGGTGCCGCGTGACCTGGCGCAGTTCGTCCCGGCTCGGCTTCACCAGCGACGCGGCTGCCTCGTCCGTCCAGGTCCGGTTGAGGAAGAACAGATGCATCGGCAGGGCAAGGACCACGAGCAGACCGGCGAGCACCCAGTAGGTTCCGCGCCACCCGCAGACGTCGATGAGCCACGCGATGATCGGGGCGAACACCGTCGAGGCGAGCCCGCCGACGAGCGTGATCGTCGTCAGCGGCTTCGTCCTCTCGGACCCGTACCAGCGGGTGACGACGGCGAACGCCGGCGGATAGAGGGTCGCGGCTTGGGCGAAGCCGGCGAGGACCCAGGCGAGGAAGAACACGGGAAGATTCGGTGCGATCGCGACGAGGGCGAGCGCGACGACCCCGATGACCGTTCCGGTCCCCATGATCAGCTTCGGTCCGTGAGCGTCGAGAAGACGCCCGACACTCGGTCCCACCAGTGCGGAGACGATGAGCCCGACGGTCAGCGCCGCCGTCACCGTCGTGTGGCTCCAGCCCGTATCGTCCGAGATCGGGGTGACCGCGACCGGCAGCGAGTAGTAGAGCAGTCCCCAGCAGACGAGTTCGGCCACGCACAGCGCCGCCAGTCCTCCGCGCGGCTTATCGGTCGTCATCGGTGACCTCGCCGAGGCGGTGCGGATCGAGAGGGGAGCAAACGACGTCGACATCGGCACCCCCGCCGAGGCGGCCCGACGTCCCCGCCCCGGCCGCGGTCCGCAACCGGTTCAGTGCCGTATCCCACGGGATGCGTTCCTGTTCGAGCCTGACGCTGCCTTCGGCGCGGAGCCGTTCGAAGGCCCGCGCCTCGGTGCCGGTGAGGGTGCTGAAGGCGCCCGTCGTCGGTGTCGGTTCCGGCACCCACAGGTCGGCATGGGCGAGCAGGGTCGCTTCGTCCATGAGCACGGATTCGACCTTCGGCAGGTGGCTGCGCAGGCGGTTGAGGATCGCGAATCCGTGGGAGTCGAGGTCGCCCCAATAGATCACGCGCGCTCCGGCGACCCAGTCCAGGCGAGCGACCCCGTCGACGGCATAACCGGACCCGTGCACGGCCACGGCGCCTGGCCATTCCGGCATGGCGAGCACGGATTCGAGGTTCTCGAAGACGAAGACCAGCCGCGGTGAAACGGGCAGTCGTCCGAGCTGGGAGATCGGTGCGGTGATGTCCTCGAGTGGGACGTCGAGGAGCCTCGGATCGAGGATGCGCATGCGCAGTCGCGGTTCGGCATCGAGGACGGTCACCGCATCCGGGCGGCCGATCCCGGTCAGCAGAGCAGTGACGAGGCTGCGGTGGGTCTCGAACCACTTCGAGTCGACGCCGCGGATCGGCAGCTGCCTCGGTCGCAGCGAACCGAGTCGGTGAGCGCCCAGCCAGTCGACGACGTCGACGACCGTGGCGAAGACGGGGGCGGACAACGAGAGGATCCGCTTCGCCTGCGACCGGATCGCCGCGGCAAGGGAGGTCTTGTCCTCATCAGCCTCGGCATCTGCGTCACCGATCGCTTCGGTGCCGTTCGATGCGGGTCCCAAACGTTCTCGGATCAGCTGAGCCCGGTCGCGTAGGATCCGCCAGTCTCGGGCGGTGTCGCCGCCGACGAAAGCGGCTACCTCGGCGGGCGTGGTCAGTCGCAGCCGGACGGGGACCTGCTGACGGCCGACGCGGGTCCAGTTGCGGTCGTCCCAATCAATGGTGAATCCCGCGGTATCCCCTGCCTTGCCTTCGAGCGCCCGCCAATTCGCCGCCCAATTCGCGGCGGCAGCCTGATCGGTGAGCACCTGCTTCTCCGTCGGCGGGTGGAGGGCGATCTCGACCCGCACTTCTTCGACGTGCTCCGCCGCCCAGGCGGCCATGGACGACGTCAGGCGCTTGCGCGCCTTCGCTCGGGCCTCGGCGACGGAGAGCATCGTCATTGGGCGTCCGACTCCTCGAACTCGAGCTCGACTTCACCGTCCACACGGACGCTCTCGGAACTGTCCGACCCCGGGGAACCACCTGTCCCGCCAGAGCCGACCGACTCCTCGCCCGCGCCATCAGCCGAACCTGATTCCGAGCCCGAGTCAGCTCCCGAAGCCTCCCCGCGCACGGACTCATCCCACACCATCGTCGAGGTCAGGGTCTTCTGCCGGCTCGGATTCTCGATCGAGGTCGCCGCTCCCACGTAGGGTTCGATCGTCTGCAGCAGCTTCTGCGGGGTGGCGAGCACCATGTGGAACCCGAACTCGATGAAGATGTCGAGAGCCATCCGGGTGTAGCGGGTGTCGGCTTTGTCGAAGGCCTCGTCGAGGATGATCGTGCCGTATTTCGAGATCGCCTCGTCCGGGTCCGCCAGCTGATACCGCAGCGCTGCCGCCAAGCAGAAGATCACGAGCTTCTGCTGCTGGCCACCGGACATCGCAGCGCCCGAATCGTAGGTGGCGTGTGCGCGCCCGTGGTCGTCGATCTCCTCGGCGAGGAAGCTCACGTGCAGACGGGTGTCCAGGCATTGGGTCTTCCACACCTTGTCGACGTGCTCGCTGGAGGCGAATCGGCGCATCACCTCGGCGAGGGTGTCGTACTTCTTCTCCGCGGTCTCCATATCGTCCTCGCCCCAGCTGCCGCTGGCGACGAGTCGAAGATCGGCGATGAAGGCGTTGACGGTCTCGGAGCGGCGGGTCTTGACTTTCAGCCGCAGGTACCGGTCCTCGTCGAACTGCGAGCGCAGCAGGGACGAATTGATCGGGGCGACCCGATCCTCGATCTCGCGCGGGGCGGCGTGGATCTCGTTGAGGAGTTCGCCGATGAGGTCACGGGAACGCTGCTGCAGCAGATCCCGGAAACGGTTCTCATGATCGGGCAGGCCGTGCGCTTCGATCTCATCGAGCATCGCCAGATAGGCCCGACGATCATCGACTTCGGCTGTGAGCTGGGACGACACCGACGGCCATGCGGCCTTGAACTCGGCGGCCAGCCGCGTCACTGACTGCCCCGACCGGCTTGCTTCGGCCTGTGCCCGGTCCTTCTCCTCCTGCAGCACCTGCGAGACCTGCTGGCCCACCTCGGCGAGGTTCTCCCTCTTGATGCTGCGTTGGATCTTGCGGAAGCGTTCGTCGAGCTGTTCGCCGAGGTGGCCCTCCACAACCGCTACCCGACCGGAGTTGACGTCGTCTTCGATCCGGGTGATGTTCGAGCGCAGACCCGTCGATTCTTCGTTCGCTCGGCGCAGGGCATAGTCGGCTTCGGACCTCGCGGTCTCGGCCGAGTCCTTGACTGCTTTCGCCTCACGTTCGGCGCCGATCGCCTGCTGCAGATCGCCGTCGGCGTCTTCGAGTTCGGCCAGCTGCCGTTCGAGAGTCGTGACTCTCTCGGCCGCGCCGTCGCGGTCGACGTCGCGCCAGGACTGTTCGCGAATGCCGGCGAGGATGCCGCGGCGGCGGTGAGCCTGTGCGGTTTCGGCGTCGGCGGCCGCGACCACCTGTTCGGCGGCGGCCAGTTCCGACTGAGCCTCTTTGAGGGATTCGACGAGGGCTTCGAGTTTCGCTTCGCGGTCGCCGAGGACCCATTGGCTGCGATCGTCGATGGCCCGCCGGTCGTCTTTTTCGTAGCGGGTGCGTGAGGTCTTGATCTGTCCTTTGACGGTGACGGCGCGCGGGTGGTCGTCGAGTTCGTCGGGGTAGTCGACGCAGGCGAAGTCGAATCGTTCGGACAAGGTGGTCCGGACCCAGTCGCCGAAGCCGGTGTCGGAGACACGCACCTTGGTCACCAGCGACTTCTCACTGCCGACGGGCCGAGGGCTCGGCACCGAGTGCGGGATCTCCTCGAAGACGAGTCGGCCGCGGATGCGGTGGGCGTCGACCCAGGTGCGCACTGCCGAGAGGTTCTCCGCCCGGACGAGGACGGTCAGCGCCATGGGGCGCAGCACTCGTTCGATCGCACCGGTCCACCGGGCCTCGTCGGGGTCGACTTCGATGAGTTCGGCGGCGAACGGCAGCGCCCTTTCGCTCAGACCGGTGCCGGCGGCGAGTTCGGAGCGGATCGCCAGGAGGTTGTTCGGTACGGTCGATCCGGACCGGCGCAGCGATTCGATCTCGCCTTCGAGTTCGCGCACCTTGGCCCTCGCTTGGGAGAACCGGTCATGGTCGGCGTGGCTGGGCCCGGCGACCTGCATGTCGTCGTCGAGGCTGGACGCGATCTGAGCCTGGAGTTCGGCGAATTCGGCGGCGGTGGTCGGGGCGCGCTCGATCCCGGCCTGCTCGAGTTGCCGGGCCAGTGACGCCCAGCGTTCGGCGATGGCGCGGCGTTCGGTCTCGGCTGTGTCGATGCGCTGCTGCAGGTGTTCGGCCTCGGAACCGCCGAGCTCGAGAGTGGCTCGCCTGGCCAAGTCGTATTCGTCGACGGCGGCATCGAAGTCGCGTTTCACGCGGTCGGCGGTGACTTCGAGTTCGACGATCTGCCGCGTCAGCGCCGACAGGTCGGCACGCAGGATATCGAGCTCGCGCCGCTTCTGGTACGGCAGCAGGGCTTCGCTCAGGGCGATCGACTTCGCGGCGATGTCATTGGCGGTCTCGAAGCGGGAGGCGGCTTCACGCAGCTGGAGCAGGTGGTCGCGCTGTTTGCGCAGCTGCACGACATGGTCGTGAGCGTCCTTGAGGTCACCGAACTGGGCGACGGCGGTGTCAGCGAGGTCGAAGGTCACCGGGGTTTCGAGCATATGGTCCCGGAAGAGCCGGTCGAGGCTGTCGAGGCTCTTCGCCGACTGGGTCTTGTGCAGCAGCTGGAGGGCGGACTCGTCGGCCATGCCGAAGGTCTTGCGCATCCGCGCATAGAACTTCCCGTGGGATCCGTTCGAGGTGATGACGGCATCAGGATGGTCGGCCTTGAGTTTGCGGGTCTCGAGGCCGGACCGGGCATAGTGCTGCAGGTCGGAGAGGTCGAGGTCGGCACGCTCGAGGATGCAGGCGTCGGAGAGGTCCGTCGCCTTCGTCGCCGACCCCTTGATGAAGAAGAGCCGGGCTAAGGACAGAGGTCTGTCGCTGCCGTTGTCGTAGCGGAGGATGATTCCGCTCCAGGTGGCGCGCGGGCGTAGATATTTGCTGACGACGCGGTCTTCGTCGGAGTCGGCGGTCCGGGTCCAGGCTCCGCGGACGTAGCTGACGAGGCTGCGCTGATCGAGACGAGCACCCGCGGTCTGAGCGGCGACGTTGAAGCGCAGCCACTTGTCCGGGGTGAGGACGGCGGCGATGCCGTCGAGCAGCGATGATTTGCCGGAACCGGAAGGACCGGTGATGAGGTGGCCCTTGTGGGAGACGGGGATCCGGTGGATGTCCGAGTCGAAGGTGCCCCAGTTCGCGATCTGGATCTCGCTCAGCCGCCACTGGCTGCCGACGTCGGGTCGGTTTGCTCCGCGGGCGCGCGCCTGATCGGCGACGAAGGCCGCGTCGAGCGGGAAGAGTGCCTCGGTCACGCGTCGTCCTCCTCGGTGACGGTGTCTGCATCGGTTTCGGTGGCGGCGACGGAACCGTCATCGGACTCCTCCCCCGCCTCGGCGCCGGCATCGACTTCGGGTTCCTCTCCGGCGTCGGCCTCACCTGCGGCGATGCGTTCGTAGACGGCGATGAGCTCGCGCACGCGATCCTCGTCGATGAGGAACTTCACCATCGGGGAGATCTCGAAGCGGTCCTCGCCAGCCTTGTGGAGCACCCGCAGCCGGTTGCTCATCCGCGACCACGCACCGTTGAGGTTGCGTTGGAACGTCGATTCGTCGCCGGTGCGGTAGATCGCGAGGCGCTCATAGACCTCGTCGCGGTCGACGATGACGCGCTTCTCCCCCGGCGCGGCCAGCAGCAGCTGTCGGAGCACGAGCAGCATGGCCGTGTCGAGGAAGGTCAGGCGTTCGCTGCGCACTGCGGCGGGGGCGTCGATTTCGTCGGTGACGATTTTACGGGTGAACGCGAATTCGTCGACACGGTCGATGACGAGGTCGAGGAACAGGTCATGCAGGCGTGAGCGGACGAGGCCTTCGTCGGCGACGAGCGCGGCCCACAGCTGCGGGGCCTGGGTGCCGGACACGTATGGTCCCTTGAGCAGTTCGAGCAGCACTCGGCGGGTGCGCTCTCCCAGCGTTCCTGTGTCTCCGGACCACAGTCCACTGGGGTTGTGGTCGAAGCCGTCCGCGGATGTCGCGGTCGACTCGGCGACAGAATCGGTGGATTCCCTCGCCGAGGCGGCTCCCACCTCGGCGGGGGCTGTGTCGTTGTCGTGGTCGGTGGGGCTCATAGGGTGATGCCTTCGGTGAAGTAGTGGCGGCGGATCGCGGCGGTGCGGGCGATGCCGTCGACGCCGGTCCACGTGAGGATTTCGCGGTTGCCGACATCGACGTGGCCATAGGTGCTGGCCAGGGACAACAGGCCGACGACGCTGGCCAGGCCCTGGGTCGCGGGGTGGGTTTCGAGCACCTCGGCGACGGAGGCCTCGTGCGTGGAAGTAACGACGGAGTTGATGTTCTCGGTGAGTTCGGCGAAGTCGATCTCGGATTCGCGAGCGACGGCGATGAGTTCGGCGAAGTCGATCTCTGAGTCAGTGGCCTCACCGAGTTCCGCTCCGGCGTCGAACTCCTCGGGGTCGTGGAGGATGACCTCGCCGACGCTGCCCAGCGACACGCTTGAGAGTTCGAGGTCGATGCCGATCTCATCGTAGGGCTTGAGCTCCTGCGACACGGGCGCGGCCGCGGCGAGGCCCTCCTGGAGAAGGGTGCGCATGACGCGGTCGCGTTGGAATTCGTGGGAGTGGACATAACGACGCAGGCCCCGAGCGAATTCGGTGAGGATGTCCGAGACCTCGTGGGAGCCGTCTTTCATCTGGCGCATCAAGGTGCGCAGGGAACGGCGAGTGGCAAGGGAGAGCGTGGCGGAGAAGTCCCGGTCGAGGATGGCCGCGATGTCATCGTCGAAGGCCGCGGACTGTTCGGGGTCACGGACGAGCGCGGAGAACGCCGAGAACGTGCGGCCCTCGTCAGAGGACTCGATGAGGTCGACGCCGCGGAAGACCTCGTCCAGTACTTGTGATTGGGAGTCCTCGGCGGCCAGTATCGAGATCCGCAGCTCCTGGTTGAGCTCTTCGAAGCGGGCGCGCACGCGGGCGAAGTCGGCGGGCAGGCCCTGTGCCTGTTGGAGGATGTCGCCCACGCGTTCGTTTGCGCGCCTGCGATCGAGGACGACCGATCGCGGGTCGCCGCGGCGGACTCGGGCGATCTCGGCATCGATGCGGTCGCGTTCGGCGCGGAGAGCAGCCAGTCGGCGGGAGCTGTCCGGGTCGGTGTCGATGGCCAGCTGACGCACGGACTGGGCGAGGCTGACCAGTCGGGATTCGGTGGCGGTCTGCGGAGGTGTGCGCAGCTGTTCGAGCATGCGGATGGCGTCGAAGCCGGCGGCGGAGAGTTCGTAGGTCTCGCCTCTGGCCCCGGTGGCGGGCCGGCGGACGAGGATCTCCGCGCGTCGCCAGTCATCACAGTAGGCCTTCGCGGTCCGCAGCGAGAGGTCGAAGTGATCGCGGAGCTCTTCGAGGTCGGCATCGATGCTTTCGTGCAGATCCTCGGTGTTCATCCTGGTGCCGGGCCTGCCGAGGTGGGCGTCGAGGGTTCCGGCCATGACGGCGAGGTTGTCGGCCCGGAGCATGCGCAGGGTGGCATTCGATTCGAGCAGACGCCGGTAGGCGAGCGCGGAGGACAGGGCGGACATAGCAACTATTCTCGACGCACCGGCGGGTCCGCGCCAATTCGCGGCTCAGCGCCAGCGCATGCGCAGCACCGAGGTCATCGACCAAGGATCGCCTCCGCGCACGGCTGCAAGGATGCCGGCCCCGCCGGGACTGCGGGTGTAGATCGGTTCACCTCCTCCGATCCAGGTGTCCCAGGCGTCGGCGAAGGCCACGGCGCGTTCCTTCTTCGTCCCCAGCACGGCGGGCACGCCCACCCAGATCGGGTCAGCCTTCTGGGCGGTGCCGGTCCCCCACTTCAACTGCGTCCACCAGCCGCGCAGCCCGTGGGCGCGCCTCGGCAGCTGCCAGCACGGAAGCAGGTACCGCGGTTCACCGATCGGTGACACCGCTTCGTCGAGGGAGAGAGCGAAGGCCTCCGCCGAGGCGGGATCCGCGTCGAGGTGACACCGCAGGTCACCGCGTGCATCGATCCTCATCCGCACCGCGTCGGCTCCGGAACTGCTCAGCTCGAGGGAATGAAGCGCCTCGGCGACGGCACCGGCGATCTGCGCGACTGTCGGGGTGACCCCGTAGATGCGGTGCCTGCGACCGCCGGCAATGGTGAGGACGCAGGGCAGGCTCAGCAGCAGTCCGACGGCGATGATGCCGAGGATCCACGCCGCGGCTCCGCTGCTCAGCACCGCTGTCGCCAACATGAGGAGACCCGCCGTTGCCCAGACGAGGACGATCGGCATGCGAAGAGTGATGGGGAGGATCTTTCCGGGGTCGCCGTCGCGGTGCCGCGGCTTCGGGATGATGCCTTCAGCACCAGCAGCGGCATCAGCAGTGGCACGAGCGCTGTCGGAGGCGTTTTTCGTCGGTGCAATCTCGGGCCGGGGATGATCGGCGACGATGCGCACCGACCGCAGCTCCTCGTCGCGGTAGTCCGCGCCGACGTTCCACCGTTGCGCCACCTCGGTGCGGGCTTGCGCACGCGTGATCATCCGCGCATTGATGGCGTCGATATCGTCCTTGGGCGGGTGGAACGGCGAGAACGCGGGGTCGATATGGGCGACGCCGTCGACGATCTCGCCGCTTGCGTCAGTGCCGAAGAAGCCGTCGTGCTTGCGCACGAGTCGGGTCCAGTCCTGTCCTCCGCGCGGGTGGTCTGGGCTGATGCACACGACGGTCCAGTTGAGGGCGACCTTCTGTGCCCAGTTCGGATCTTCGCGCAGCGCCCGGCCGCGGGTCTGCGTCACGGCGGTCGGGGTGGTCGCGGTGGTGAGGTCGATGAGTCCGGTCACGGCCGGTGCATCCCAACCTTCGCCGAGTAGCGCCCGGGTGCCGATGAGCACCTGCGCTGCTCCGGAGGTGAAGAACGAGGTCACGTACGGCACCCAGTCACGGCTCGTCCAACGCCCGTCGATGCGGCTGACACCGGTGATGGGATCAGTGACGCTGAGCCGGGCGGCGAGGTCGGCGTCGTCGCCGGCGATGAAGTCGATGAGCGCGCGCAGCACGTCCGGTGGTCCCGCGACGGTGCGCCCGGAGACGAGCAGCGGGTTCAGATGTGCCGTCTGGGAGTCGGCGGCCAAGCCCTCAAGAGTCAGGAGTGCGGATCCGGACCGTTCGTCGAGGACCGCGCGGACATCTGCGGCCAAGGTCGCGGTGGCGGACTCGAAGTCGCAGAGGACGAGCATCCGCAGGTGGTCGCCGAGGGTCGCCGCTTCAACTGCGGCGATGTCGACACAGGCGCGCGGCTTCGACGCCGAGTGGGACAGGACCCGGTCGGCCGGGGACCGGCCGGCGGCGATTCCGTGGCGCGTCCAGCGGCAGCCGATCGCGGGCAGCCGTCGGCGAATCTCCTCGGCGAGGTCCTGGTCGGACGCGGAGTCGGAGACGAGCAGGTGGTGTTGCATCCAGTCTTCGATGAGCCGGGCCCAGTCATCGGTGTCGGGGTCGCGGCGGTGCTGTTCGCCGGGTCGGGCTCCGGGAGGCAGACGCAGCAGAGCGGCGTGGTGGAGGCGCAGGGCCGCATCGCAGAGTTCAGGTCGCTGCCGGCTCATCGTCTGCCAGTCCACCGATTCGGCACGGTCGCCGAGGAATCGTCGGTCCACCCATTCGAGCAGCCCGATCGTGCCCTGGCCGGGGTCGAGGATGCCGGTGATGAACTCGGTGTGCCTTTCGGCCTGGGCCGACAGCCAGTCCTGTTCCTCCCGGGTGGGTTCGGTGACCCAGACGAGGTCCGCGAAGGGCACGAGGTCGCCTTCTCTGACGAGGGCGGGGATGGACGCGGAGTAGCGGACGGAGGAGAAGAGGTCGGCGACGAGTTCCCGGTGTCGGGTCGACATCGTCGCTGGTGGGGTGGCGGTGAGTCCGAGCACCCATACGTCGGGAAGCAGGGCGAGCAGGTCCGACAGCAGACGTCCCCAGACCTCGAGCAGGTGGTGGCATTCGTCGAGGATGAGCAGTGTCGGACCACCGTCGACGAGGCTCTCGACAAGGGCCCTGCCACCAGCGGCCAGGGAGTCGAGCAGGTCGCCACCTGGTCCAGAGGCGGGGGAATCGGTTAAGCGGTCCTCGAGGTCGCGGTCCGTGGTGCGAGTGTCGTCCTCACGGTCGACGGTCTCCCGTTCCGTGTCGAAGACGGCCAGGGACTGGTAGGTCAGAGCGGTGAAGGTCTGGGTGAGTTCGCGTGTGCCTCCGGCGGGAGGACGCCCCTCGCCGAGGCGGTTCCATTCCTTGGCCCATTGACCTTGGATCGCCGTATTCGGGCCGAATGCCACGACCTGCTCGACGAGCTTCCGGTCGAGCAGGTGGGTCGCGTAGTCGATGCCGACGCGGGTCTTTCCCGCACCGGGAGGCAGGACGATCCAGGATCGGCGCTCATCGGCAGCGGATCCGTCGCGCAGAGTCGCGAGCGCTTCGTCTTGGTGGCGGCGCAATGGCGGTTGCATCGCAGCCGCCTCCCGTACGTTCTCAGTCATCCCCGCGCCCGCCGAAGACGTCCGGGTCAACAGGGCGGTCCCGCTTGGACATCTTGGTCACGACACGACAGTAGGACTCGAGGACAAGATCGTGAAGCAGTTCGGCATCGAGCCGGTCGCCGCCAGCACCGTCTCCTTCGCCGGCCACGGTGATCCAGTGCTTCTTATTCATATGATATCCGGGTGAGATCTCCGCATAGGCATCTCTCAGCACCTCACCGTCGAGGGGATCGATCTTGAGGTTGAGGCTCGGGACTCCGCGCAGCTCATAGGCCATCATGAACATCTTCCCGCGTACCTTGTAGACAGCGTTGTCAGGACCGAAGGGATAGGCGATCTCGACAGACGGGTACTGCATGGCCTGCTCGTGGGCCAGGCGGAGCACTGTATCGGGATCCATGCGTGGAGATTAGCAAACGGCACGGACGCAGAACCGACGACGGCTTCTGCGCACGAACTGACGATAGACTCGAATCATGCCTGAGACCACACCCCGCACCGCCCCTCACCTGCTCTTGGCCGCTCTCGGCGGCACCATTGCATCGACCGCCGATGCATCAGGCGGAGTCGCCCCAGCACTCAGCGGAGCGGAGATCGCCGCGGCCGCGGGCCTCGACCAGGTCTGGCCGGATCTGCAGGCCGATTTCACTCAGGTCGCTCAGGTCTCGAGTGCGAATGTCACCCTTGAGATGCTCTTCGACGTCGTCGATCTCGCCCGCACGTCCACGGCCGATGGCATCGTGCTGACCCAGGGCACCGACACCCTCGAGGAGTCGGCGTTCGGTCTGTGGTTGCTCAATGACTCGGGAACGCACATCGCTGCCACCGGGGCCATGCGCAATCCGACTCTGCCCGGAGCCGACGGACCGGCCAACGTCCGGGCGGCCGCGCTCACTGCCCTGTCCGACCAGGTCGGCAACCTGCCTGCATCCCTGGTGTTCAACGACGAGGTCCACGATCCGAGGTTCGTGTCGAAGTCGCACACGACGTCGACCGCGGCGTTCTCCTCCGGTCCCGTCCTCGGGGCGATAGGGTGGCTGAGCGAGGATGACCTCCATCTCCCGCACGCACCCCAGACTCCGACGTCTCCGTTCGCCGGCCTGTCCCGTCCGTCCCAGCTGAGCAAGGTCGCCCTCGCCGAGGTGGGGATGGGCGAACCGGCAGAGACCCTTGATCTCATCGCCGGTTCCGGCTTCGCCGGCGCCGTGATCTCCGGGGTCGGAGGTGGGCACGTCCCCGAGGACCTGCTGCCCGCCGTGACCCGCCTGACGGAGGCGATGCCCGTGGTGCTCGCCTCCCGCACCGGATCAGGTGCGAGCCTGCGCCTAACCTACGGCTACCCCGGCGGAGAGATCGGCCTGCTCGAGACCGGACTCGTTCCCGCCGGAATCCTCGATGCCCGCAAGGCCCGCATCGTGCTCAGCCTCGCATTGAGCTTCGGACTCGACCCGGCCGAGGTGTTCGCTCACTTCGCGTGAATCCGGCTCACACCGGGCGGGTCGAACCCCGCACCACGAGTTCGGGCGTGAACCGGCGATCATGATGATCGTCTGAAGCCGATGCGTTCTCGTGCAGAAGCGTTTCCACCGCGGTCCGTCCCAACAGCTCCGCCGGCTGCCGAACTGACGTCAGGGGAACGATCGTCGAGAACGCATAGTCGATGTCGTCATAGCCGACGATCGCGATGTCGTCAGGGATCCTCAGGTCGCTGAACATGATGACCGCCTGCATGAACCCGACCGCCAACAGGTCATTGGCGCAGAAGACCGCGTCGGGTCGCTGGTCCGCCGGCTGACCGACGACCTCTTCGCCCGCATCGCGCCCCGCCAGGATCGTCAGCTCCGGGGTGCTGTAGACAGGCAGTTCGAGTCCGGACTCGCGTGCCCTCTCTGCGGCTCCGGCCAAGCGATCGGACACCTGCGGCAGCGACTGCGGCCCCCCGATGAAGGCCGGACGCCTGCAGCCTCCGGCAATGATGTGGTCGAGTGCCATCCGTCCCCCGGCGATGTTGTCCACCGTCACCGAGGACAGGGCATAGCCGTTCGAGCCCCGGTCGACGAGCATGACAGGCGTACCCCGGGCCGCAATCGCTTCGAGCCGCGACAGGTCAGAGCCGGTCGGAGTCACAAGCAGACCGTTGACCCGCTGCTCGGCGAAGAGGTCGAGATACTTCCCCTCCCGCTGCTCATCGGTGCCCGAATCGCCGATGAGCAGGGCCAGTCCGGCCTCGTCACAAGCCTGCCGGGCACCATGCGCAACGGAAGCGAAGAACGGGTTCGAGGTGTCGAGCACGACGAGGCCGAGACTGCTGCTGTGCCCCGAACGCAGCTGTCGGGCGGCAGCATTGCGAACGAATCCGAGCTCCTCGATGGCGGCGTTGACCTTCGCAGCCGTCGCCTCGGCGACCTTCGATGACCCGTTGACCACATGCGAAACGGTACCGACCGAGACTCCGGCTCGGTCCGCGACCTCGCGCATACTCACTTTCGCCATGAGTCTCCCTCTGTGATCAGTGCTGTTGCCCTACGACTCGTTGCCGACGGCATGTCTCATTGTGCCTGACACCGCGGAGTTCCGGCCGTCGCAATCACCGTCGCTCAGACAGCTTCCGGCCACCGTCTTGATGTGACCTCGATGACATGCTAGCGTTCTCATCATCATATTGAAACGTTTCAATTCATCGCC
Protein-coding regions in this window:
- a CDS encoding DEAD/DEAH box helicase family protein; translation: MQPPLRRHQDEALATLRDGSAADERRSWIVLPPGAGKTRVGIDYATHLLDRKLVEQVVAFGPNTAIQGQWAKEWNRLGEGRPPAGGTRELTQTFTALTYQSLAVFDTERETVDREDDTRTTDRDLEDRLTDSPASGPGGDLLDSLAAGGRALVESLVDGGPTLLILDECHHLLEVWGRLLSDLLALLPDVWVLGLTATPPATMSTRHRELVADLFSSVRYSASIPALVREGDLVPFADLVWVTEPTREEQDWLSAQAERHTEFITGILDPGQGTIGLLEWVDRRFLGDRAESVDWQTMSRQRPELCDAALRLHHAALLRLPPGARPGEQHRRDPDTDDWARLIEDWMQHHLLVSDSASDQDLAEEIRRRLPAIGCRWTRHGIAAGRSPADRVLSHSASKPRACVDIAAVEAATLGDHLRMLVLCDFESATATLAADVRAVLDERSGSALLTLEGLAADSQTAHLNPLLVSGRTVAGPPDVLRALIDFIAGDDADLAARLSVTDPITGVSRIDGRWTSRDWVPYVTSFFTSGAAQVLIGTRALLGEGWDAPAVTGLIDLTTATTPTAVTQTRGRALREDPNWAQKVALNWTVVCISPDHPRGGQDWTRLVRKHDGFFGTDASGEIVDGVAHIDPAFSPFHPPKDDIDAINARMITRAQARTEVAQRWNVGADYRDEELRSVRIVADHPRPEIAPTKNASDSARATADAAAGAEGIIPKPRHRDGDPGKILPITLRMPIVLVWATAGLLMLATAVLSSGAAAWILGIIAVGLLLSLPCVLTIAGGRRHRIYGVTPTVAQIAGAVAEALHSLELSSSGADAVRMRIDARGDLRCHLDADPASAEAFALSLDEAVSPIGEPRYLLPCWQLPRRAHGLRGWWTQLKWGTGTAQKADPIWVGVPAVLGTKKERAVAFADAWDTWIGGGEPIYTRSPGGAGILAAVRGGDPWSMTSVLRMRWR
- a CDS encoding DUF4194 domain-containing protein, with the protein product MSPTDHDNDTAPAEVGAASARESTDSVAESTATSADGFDHNPSGLWSGDTGTLGERTRRVLLELLKGPYVSGTQAPQLWAALVADEGLVRSRLHDLFLDLVIDRVDEFAFTRKIVTDEIDAPAAVRSERLTFLDTAMLLVLRQLLLAAPGEKRVIVDRDEVYERLAIYRTGDESTFQRNLNGAWSRMSNRLRVLHKAGEDRFEISPMVKFLIDEDRVRELIAVYERIAAGEADAGEEPEVDAGAEAGEESDDGSVAATETDADTVTEEDDA
- a CDS encoding DUF3375 domain-containing protein; the protein is MSALSSALAYRRLLESNATLRMLRADNLAVMAGTLDAHLGRPGTRMNTEDLHESIDADLEELRDHFDLSLRTAKAYCDDWRRAEILVRRPATGARGETYELSAAGFDAIRMLEQLRTPPQTATESRLVSLAQSVRQLAIDTDPDSSRRLAALRAERDRIDAEIARVRRGDPRSVVLDRRRANERVGDILQQAQGLPADFARVRARFEELNQELRISILAAEDSQSQVLDEVFRGVDLIESSDEGRTFSAFSALVRDPEQSAAFDDDIAAILDRDFSATLSLATRRSLRTLMRQMKDGSHEVSDILTEFARGLRRYVHSHEFQRDRVMRTLLQEGLAAAAPVSQELKPYDEIGIDLELSSVSLGSVGEVILHDPEEFDAGAELGEATDSEIDFAELIAVARESEIDFAELTENINSVVTSTHEASVAEVLETHPATQGLASVVGLLSLASTYGHVDVGNREILTWTGVDGIARTAAIRRHYFTEGITL
- a CDS encoding MmcQ/YjbR family DNA-binding protein, with translation MDPDTVLRLAHEQAMQYPSVEIAYPFGPDNAVYKVRGKMFMMAYELRGVPSLNLKIDPLDGEVLRDAYAEISPGYHMNKKHWITVAGEGDGAGGDRLDAELLHDLVLESYCRVVTKMSKRDRPVDPDVFGGRGDD